One segment of Nakamurella flava DNA contains the following:
- a CDS encoding winged helix-turn-helix transcriptional regulator: protein MVRADWSGAFCPVRRGLDVVGDPWSLLIMRDALHGRRRFEDFRSSLGIADSVLSRRLTALVDAGLLTRNDYRAARRTHAEYRPTQAGTDLLPVLHALATWAEVHTTLPDGGGHMAVIHTACGAETRSADTCTACREPLRSEDVAWDKPWHDRRDALVGPVDAS from the coding sequence ATGGTGCGGGCGGACTGGTCCGGTGCGTTCTGCCCGGTGCGCCGCGGCCTGGACGTCGTCGGCGACCCGTGGTCGCTGCTGATCATGCGCGACGCCCTGCACGGCCGGCGCCGCTTCGAGGACTTCCGCTCGTCCCTGGGTATCGCCGATTCGGTGCTCAGTCGCCGGCTCACGGCCCTGGTCGACGCGGGCCTGCTGACCCGCAACGACTATCGGGCCGCCCGCCGGACGCACGCGGAATACCGGCCGACGCAGGCCGGAACGGATCTGCTGCCCGTGCTGCACGCATTGGCCACCTGGGCGGAGGTGCACACGACGCTGCCCGACGGAGGCGGCCACATGGCCGTCATCCACACCGCCTGCGGCGCCGAGACCCGCTCGGCCGACACCTGCACGGCCTGCCGTGAGCCGCTGCGCTCGGAGGACGTGGCCTGGGACAAACCCTGGCACGACCGTCGGGACGCACTGGTCGGCCCGGTCGACGCCTCCTGA
- the arsM gene encoding arsenite methyltransferase, whose product MGTQVRRADADAGRERVRSRYAAAAMAVTGPSDGSTSGACCSGRTRSTAALDPAEVDRFGAGLYEPGVVDVLPVDAVAASLGCGNPLAVADLAPGEIVLDLGSGGGIDVLLSARRVGPTGHVYGLDMTDEMLDLARANAAAAGETRVEFLKGQIEAIPLSDAAVDVVISNCVVNLSADKPAVLAETFRVLRPGGRIGISDVVAEDHLTAADRAERGSDVGCIAGALSRSEYLDELRSAGFSDVDVTFTHPVADGLHGAIVSARKPA is encoded by the coding sequence ATGGGAACCCAGGTCAGACGGGCGGACGCGGACGCCGGGCGGGAGCGGGTCCGGTCGCGGTACGCGGCAGCGGCCATGGCGGTGACCGGTCCATCGGACGGGTCGACGTCCGGTGCCTGCTGCTCGGGGAGAACGAGATCGACGGCCGCGCTGGATCCGGCGGAGGTCGATCGCTTCGGAGCCGGTCTGTACGAGCCGGGTGTCGTCGACGTCCTGCCGGTCGACGCGGTCGCGGCGTCGCTGGGCTGCGGCAATCCGCTCGCGGTGGCCGATCTCGCGCCCGGCGAGATCGTGCTCGACCTCGGTTCGGGTGGTGGCATCGATGTCCTGCTCTCGGCCCGCCGCGTCGGTCCGACGGGCCACGTCTACGGCCTGGACATGACCGACGAGATGCTCGACCTCGCCCGGGCCAACGCGGCCGCGGCGGGAGAGACGCGGGTCGAGTTCCTCAAGGGTCAGATCGAGGCGATCCCGTTGTCCGACGCCGCCGTCGACGTCGTCATCTCGAACTGCGTGGTGAACCTGTCGGCGGACAAGCCGGCGGTGCTGGCCGAGACGTTCCGGGTGCTCCGCCCCGGCGGGCGGATCGGCATCTCCGACGTCGTCGCCGAGGACCACCTGACGGCGGCCGACCGCGCGGAACGCGGCTCCGACGTCGGGTGCATCGCCGGCGCCCTCTCCCGCTCCGAATACCTGGACGAGCTCCGGTCTGCCGGTTTCTCCGACGTCGACGTCACCTTCACCCACCCGGTCGCCGACGGCCTGCACGGCGCGATCGTCAGTGCCCGCAAGCCCGCATGA
- a CDS encoding low molecular weight phosphatase family protein, translating to MTGHLRPRVLFVCARNRGKSPMAAGLLQQLVGDAADVTSAGTAAAQTGDVDVNPQSRDALIEVGADISQHRPRLLTAEMARAADVVVVLGREARLPVVDGPRIEVWETDEPSARGIDGMERMRLVRDDIARRVADLADRLGIAPVAEGPSR from the coding sequence ATGACCGGACACCTGCGTCCCCGGGTGCTGTTCGTGTGTGCCAGGAACCGGGGCAAGTCGCCGATGGCCGCCGGACTGCTGCAACAGCTCGTCGGCGATGCCGCGGACGTCACCTCGGCCGGTACCGCGGCGGCGCAGACGGGCGATGTCGACGTCAATCCGCAGTCGCGGGACGCTCTGATCGAAGTGGGCGCCGACATCTCGCAGCACCGGCCGCGTTTACTGACCGCCGAGATGGCGCGGGCTGCCGACGTTGTGGTGGTGCTCGGCCGGGAGGCGCGGTTGCCTGTGGTCGACGGTCCCCGGATCGAGGTGTGGGAGACCGACGAACCGTCCGCGCGGGGGATCGATGGCATGGAGCGGATGCGGCTGGTCCGCGACGACATCGCACGGCGGGTGGCCGATCTGGCCGATCGGCTGGGAATCGCGCCGGTCGCGGAGGGTCCCTCCCGCTGA
- a CDS encoding alpha/beta hydrolase, with product MNSGAPDPASSFSLPVPDVLGDDYESLTFPLPADEEGELVATVVRRRHPGATRAALYVHGFTDYFHQTSLADFHLARGESFYAIDLHKYGRSLRPHQTPYRMADVSEYYPELEAAADLIAADGHDDLVVSAHSTGGLITALWLHDRRATPSPPGGPTITALVLNSPFLALPANWLVRTLAGPSVTLLAQRRPLAVLPTGGLGLYGPSIHATEYGEWTFDLTWKPVAGGPVRAEWYAAASRAIGRVAAGLDVGTPVLTLLSDKAVRATKWTEEAFTGDTVLDPDALAQACVRLGAHVTCVRIVDGMHDLLLSRAPARERTLTEMGRWLDAYARTDSPTPHSPATR from the coding sequence GTGAACAGCGGTGCGCCGGACCCGGCGTCGTCCTTCTCCTTGCCGGTCCCCGATGTCCTGGGTGACGACTACGAATCGCTGACTTTCCCGCTGCCCGCGGACGAGGAGGGCGAGCTCGTCGCCACCGTGGTCCGCCGGCGACACCCCGGCGCGACCCGCGCCGCGCTCTACGTGCACGGGTTCACCGACTACTTCCACCAGACGTCCCTGGCCGACTTCCATCTCGCCCGGGGCGAGTCGTTCTACGCCATCGATCTGCACAAGTACGGCCGCTCCCTGCGTCCGCATCAGACGCCCTACCGGATGGCCGATGTCAGCGAGTACTACCCGGAACTCGAGGCGGCGGCCGACCTGATCGCGGCGGACGGCCACGACGACCTCGTCGTCAGCGCGCACTCGACCGGCGGTCTCATCACCGCGCTGTGGCTGCACGACCGCCGCGCGACTCCGTCGCCCCCGGGGGGCCCGACGATCACCGCGCTGGTGCTCAACAGTCCGTTCCTGGCTCTCCCGGCGAACTGGCTGGTCCGCACCCTGGCCGGCCCGTCGGTGACCCTGCTGGCCCAGCGTCGACCGCTGGCCGTCCTGCCGACCGGGGGACTCGGGCTCTACGGGCCGAGCATCCACGCCACCGAGTACGGCGAGTGGACGTTCGACCTGACGTGGAAGCCCGTGGCCGGCGGCCCCGTGCGGGCCGAGTGGTACGCCGCCGCCAGCCGGGCGATCGGCCGGGTGGCCGCGGGTCTGGACGTCGGCACCCCGGTGCTGACCCTGCTGTCGGACAAGGCGGTGCGCGCCACCAAGTGGACCGAGGAGGCCTTCACCGGTGACACCGTGCTGGATCCGGATGCTCTCGCGCAGGCCTGCGTCCGGCTCGGCGCCCACGTCACCTGCGTACGGATCGTGGACGGCATGCACGACCTACTGCTGTCCCGCGCCCCCGCCCGTGAACGCACCCTGACGGAGATGGGCCGCTGGCTGGACGCCTACGCCCGGACCGACTCCCCCACCCCGCACTCCCCCGCGACTCGGTAA
- a CDS encoding MFS transporter: MDRRPHPAIAVLVVAFLALVAAAGFRAAPGPLIPALSTDFGWSITSISAAVSVNLLLYGLTAPFAAALMDRFGIQPVATIALGLVALGSAATVFVTASWQLLLTWGLLIGLGTGSMALAFAATVAQRWFIRNRGLAMGILTAGGAAGQLVFLPIIAAVATGQGWRNASLIIAAVALAIVPLLWLVLRDYPEQRGVAPFGAPEDWTPPPRKAGRPAARSLNALRTAARVPAFWALAAAFAICGATTNGLIGIHFIPSAHDHGMAETTAAGLLAVVGIFDIAGTIGSGWLTDRIDPRLLLVGYYTFRGVGLAVLPFLLADSVHPSMIVFVVVYGLDWVATVPPTVALCQRIFGADGTVVFGWVFASHQIGAAVAALAAGAIRDSVGTYTPAWLGGAGLCLVAAVLSIAVRRRRSGSGLGDDVRPLPSGPTGTAATPTREPAATPGPAATVAGAASDLTP; encoded by the coding sequence ATGGATCGTCGTCCGCACCCGGCCATCGCCGTCCTGGTGGTCGCGTTCCTGGCGCTCGTCGCCGCGGCCGGCTTCCGCGCCGCCCCCGGCCCGCTGATTCCCGCGCTGTCCACGGACTTCGGATGGTCGATCACCTCGATCTCGGCCGCGGTCAGCGTCAACCTGCTGCTGTACGGGCTGACCGCGCCGTTCGCGGCCGCCCTGATGGACCGGTTCGGCATCCAGCCGGTGGCGACGATCGCGCTCGGTCTGGTGGCGCTCGGCAGCGCGGCCACGGTGTTCGTGACCGCCTCCTGGCAGCTGTTGCTCACCTGGGGCCTGCTCATCGGGCTGGGTACCGGTTCGATGGCGCTGGCCTTCGCGGCCACCGTCGCGCAACGCTGGTTCATCCGGAACCGCGGCCTCGCCATGGGCATTCTGACCGCCGGGGGCGCGGCCGGGCAGTTGGTGTTCCTGCCCATCATCGCCGCGGTGGCCACCGGGCAGGGTTGGCGGAATGCCTCGCTCATCATCGCGGCGGTCGCGCTGGCCATCGTCCCGCTGCTGTGGCTGGTGCTGCGCGACTATCCGGAACAGCGTGGAGTGGCCCCGTTCGGCGCGCCGGAGGACTGGACGCCGCCGCCGCGCAAGGCCGGCCGGCCCGCGGCCCGCAGCCTGAACGCCCTGCGCACCGCCGCCCGGGTGCCGGCGTTCTGGGCCTTGGCCGCCGCGTTCGCGATCTGCGGGGCCACCACCAACGGACTCATCGGCATCCATTTCATCCCGTCGGCGCACGACCACGGCATGGCCGAGACGACGGCGGCCGGTCTGCTCGCCGTCGTCGGGATCTTCGACATCGCCGGCACCATCGGATCCGGCTGGCTGACCGACCGGATCGACCCTCGGCTGCTGCTGGTCGGCTACTACACCTTCCGTGGCGTGGGCCTGGCCGTGCTGCCGTTCCTGCTGGCCGACTCCGTGCACCCCAGCATGATCGTGTTCGTCGTCGTGTACGGGCTGGATTGGGTGGCGACCGTCCCGCCGACCGTCGCGCTGTGCCAGCGGATCTTCGGCGCCGACGGCACCGTCGTGTTCGGCTGGGTTTTCGCCTCGCACCAGATCGGTGCGGCCGTCGCCGCTCTCGCGGCCGGCGCGATCCGGGACTCCGTCGGGACCTACACCCCCGCCTGGTTGGGCGGGGCCGGGCTGTGCCTGGTCGCCGCAGTGTTGTCGATCGCCGTCCGTCGGCGTCGCTCCGGTTCCGGCCTCGGCGACGACGTGCGGCCGCTGCCGTCGGGTCCGACCGGGACCGCGGCCACGCCCACCCGGGAACCGGCTGCCACCCCGGGTCCGGCCGCCACCGTGGCCGGTGCGGCGTCCGACCTCACCCCCTGA